From Limibacillus halophilus, the proteins below share one genomic window:
- a CDS encoding NADPH:quinone reductase, which produces MKAAFYDSQGSAASVLTVAELETPKPRDGEVLVRLRASGVNPSDVKLRSGARPGGMPFPRIVPHSDGAGVIEAVGRGVDGARIGQRVWIWNGQWQRPFGTAAEYIALPAIQAVPLPDNTAFEAGACFGIPALTAQRTVFADGPVEGQTVLVTGGAGSVARYAIQMAKLGGAQVITTVSGPEKAAHARSAGADHILNYRDEDVATAVMDITNGRGVERIVELEFGANLETTAKVIAPNGVIAAYGSAANMNPTFPFADFLFKDVTLRIVLVYRLTPAARRQGIEDLTRWLLDGRLTHAVARTFTLDDCAKAHELVESAGKLGSVVVTL; this is translated from the coding sequence ATGAAAGCGGCTTTTTACGATAGCCAGGGTTCGGCAGCCAGCGTATTGACGGTCGCTGAACTTGAGACGCCGAAGCCCAGGGATGGCGAGGTTCTGGTGCGCCTTAGGGCCTCCGGCGTCAATCCTTCCGACGTTAAGCTGCGCTCGGGGGCGCGACCCGGCGGTATGCCTTTTCCGCGCATAGTGCCGCATAGCGACGGCGCCGGCGTCATAGAGGCGGTCGGGCGCGGCGTCGATGGCGCCAGGATCGGACAACGGGTGTGGATTTGGAACGGCCAGTGGCAGCGCCCCTTCGGCACGGCGGCCGAGTATATCGCGCTGCCTGCGATCCAGGCTGTTCCGCTGCCGGACAATACAGCGTTCGAGGCGGGCGCCTGCTTCGGCATTCCTGCCTTGACCGCCCAACGTACGGTGTTTGCCGATGGGCCGGTTGAAGGTCAAACGGTATTGGTCACGGGTGGCGCGGGCAGCGTGGCGCGCTATGCCATACAAATGGCCAAGCTGGGTGGTGCCCAGGTCATCACGACGGTCAGCGGACCGGAGAAGGCGGCTCACGCCCGCAGCGCCGGGGCCGACCATATCCTCAACTACCGGGACGAGGACGTCGCCACCGCCGTCATGGATATCACCAATGGTCGCGGCGTGGAGCGCATCGTCGAGTTGGAGTTCGGGGCGAACCTGGAGACGACGGCAAAGGTCATCGCTCCCAACGGTGTGATCGCGGCCTATGGCTCGGCCGCCAATATGAACCCGACCTTCCCCTTCGCCGACTTCCTGTTCAAGGACGTGACCTTGCGGATCGTGCTTGTCTACCGCCTGACACCAGCCGCCCGCCGCCAGGGGATCGAGGACCTGACCCGATGGTTGTTGGACGGTCGCTTGACCCACGCGGTCGCACGTACCTTCACGTTGGATGATTGCGCTAAAGCCCACGAATTGGTCGAGAGTGCCGGCAAGCTCGGCAGCGTCGTCGTGACGCTTTAG
- a CDS encoding trimethyllysine dioxygenase, whose protein sequence is MGSLIRSAALDASLCNVTWSDGHTTAFPALWLRDHCGCPDCLHPETHQRLVDTFSLPDDLTPQDPQVADNGRALILTWSPERHSSRYDADLLRRLADGKEPTDPVAKTLWDAATLAEEGLGEVPAEGFLSDDDLLAEALTKLDRRGFLFVEGLDPTPEATQAVARRISYIRETIFGGFWDFTANMEHKDTAYTTLEIGPHTDGTYSFDGPGYQMFHCLAFEGTGGESLLVDGFRVAREIQERAPDLYRVLGEIAVPGQYLDHERGVHLLAKRPVLRHDSDGALIQVSYNNHDRAAFLPDRERLEAFYEGLRLFHRLANDPAFQMIERLAPGRMLIFDNWRTLHGRKAYQGKRRLAGAYINKEDVESRLRVLQLKGAV, encoded by the coding sequence ATGGGAAGCCTTATCCGTTCAGCAGCACTAGATGCGTCCCTCTGCAATGTCACCTGGAGCGACGGTCATACGACCGCCTTCCCGGCCCTCTGGTTACGCGACCATTGTGGCTGCCCAGATTGCCTGCATCCGGAAACGCATCAGCGGTTAGTGGATACTTTCTCGCTACCGGACGATCTGACGCCCCAGGATCCGCAGGTGGCGGACAATGGGCGGGCCTTGATCCTAACTTGGTCGCCGGAGCGCCACAGCAGTCGGTACGATGCGGACCTGTTGCGGCGTCTGGCCGATGGCAAAGAACCGACCGATCCCGTGGCAAAGACCCTTTGGGACGCCGCGACGCTTGCCGAAGAAGGCCTTGGTGAAGTACCGGCGGAAGGCTTTTTATCCGACGATGACCTGTTGGCCGAGGCGCTGACCAAGCTGGACCGGCGCGGCTTTCTGTTCGTGGAAGGTCTCGATCCAACGCCCGAGGCAACTCAGGCCGTGGCCCGTCGCATCTCCTACATTCGGGAAACGATTTTTGGCGGCTTTTGGGATTTTACCGCCAATATGGAGCACAAGGACACAGCGTACACGACCCTGGAGATCGGGCCGCACACGGACGGCACCTACAGCTTCGACGGTCCCGGCTATCAGATGTTCCATTGCCTCGCATTTGAGGGGACCGGCGGCGAAAGCCTGCTGGTCGATGGCTTCCGCGTCGCCCGGGAAATCCAGGAGCGCGCGCCCGACCTCTATCGGGTCCTCGGCGAAATCGCCGTGCCAGGCCAGTATCTGGATCACGAACGCGGCGTCCATTTGCTGGCTAAAAGACCGGTGCTGCGCCACGATTCGGACGGCGCGTTAATCCAAGTCAGCTATAACAATCACGACCGTGCCGCTTTCCTGCCGGACCGGGAGCGACTGGAAGCCTTTTACGAAGGGCTCCGCCTGTTCCATCGCCTAGCCAACGACCCGGCTTTCCAGATGATCGAGCGCCTGGCCCCCGGCCGCATGTTGATTTTCGACAATTGGCGCACGCTGCACGGCCGCAAGGCCTACCAGGGCAAACGCCGGCTGGCTGGTGCTTACATCAACAAGGAAGACGTTGAGAGCCGCCTGCGCGTGCTACAGCTCAAAGGCGCTGTCTAA
- a CDS encoding amino acid ABC transporter permease has protein sequence MARRCRLPSVGGRFMMDSVFTLFERPLARRWIGYWFGVFLFALVDLRDTMIGEFLRPAIGEPGESGLWGRFACGLVVTALIWLDAIIVGLLPKRVRLPLVWGQLFVLFMAFFYSFDLSYSFIGKKVGFLITQGAFTTIYISLVSIAIACVIALVAALAKLSKNPIAYGISSFYISFFRGLPLLMQIYLIYIGLPQMGFVVDPVPAGIAALSLCYGAYMAEIFRAGIIGVAQGQYEAASALGLKHVVIMRKIVLPQAMKLIVPPTGNQFIAMLKDSSLVSVVGVWELTFLAKTQGRAEFKHLEMLITASLVYWAMSICFEMVQARIEAHYGKGDRR, from the coding sequence TTGGCAAGGCGTTGCCGCCTGCCCAGCGTCGGCGGCCGTTTCATGATGGATTCCGTCTTTACTTTATTCGAAAGGCCGCTGGCGCGCCGTTGGATCGGCTATTGGTTCGGTGTCTTTCTCTTTGCGCTGGTCGATCTCCGCGACACCATGATCGGCGAATTCCTCCGCCCGGCCATTGGCGAGCCGGGCGAAAGCGGTTTATGGGGCCGCTTTGCCTGCGGGCTGGTGGTCACGGCCTTAATCTGGCTCGATGCTATCATTGTCGGTTTGCTGCCAAAGCGCGTGCGCTTACCGCTCGTTTGGGGGCAACTGTTTGTCCTCTTCATGGCTTTTTTCTATTCCTTCGACCTTAGCTACAGTTTTATCGGCAAAAAGGTCGGCTTCCTGATCACGCAGGGCGCCTTCACGACGATCTATATCTCGCTCGTCTCAATCGCCATTGCCTGCGTCATTGCGTTAGTTGCGGCGCTGGCCAAGCTGTCGAAAAATCCAATCGCCTACGGCATATCGTCCTTCTACATCTCCTTTTTTCGCGGCCTGCCGTTACTGATGCAGATCTATCTGATCTATATCGGGCTGCCGCAGATGGGTTTCGTCGTGGATCCCGTGCCGGCGGGAATCGCGGCGCTCTCGCTTTGCTACGGCGCTTACATGGCGGAGATTTTCAGGGCCGGAATCATCGGCGTCGCCCAGGGTCAATACGAGGCTGCCTCGGCGCTGGGGCTGAAGCATGTGGTGATCATGCGTAAGATCGTGCTGCCTCAAGCCATGAAGTTGATAGTGCCGCCGACGGGCAATCAGTTCATCGCCATGCTGAAGGATTCCTCCTTGGTTTCGGTTGTCGGCGTTTGGGAGCTGACGTTTCTTGCCAAAACGCAAGGCCGGGCAGAGTTCAAGCACCTGGAAATGCTCATCACCGCATCGCTCGTATACTGGGCCATGTCGATCTGCTTCGAAATGGTTCAAGCACGAATCGAAGCTCACTACGGTAAGGGCGACCGGCGCTGA
- a CDS encoding solute carrier family 23 protein, with translation MSDIQSIDVGQRPTGGLWAILSLQHLFAMFGATVLVPILTGLPPEVALVSSGLGTLIYLLCTGGQVPGYLGSSFAFIGPIVAGAALAGTSGALFGAFCAGGVYLLVAALVRGFGVGWLMRLLPPVVVGPIIMVIGLGLASIAVGMAQGTIAGGPYNLTNFLVALVTLGAILFFSLVLKGFFSVIPIILGIGIGYIVALIAGLVDFTPVAEAPLFRVPGFVSFLGGFGEGGIPWGVLPILVPVALVTIAEHIGDTVVLSRVVGRNYLKTPGLHRTLLGDGLATMAAAVIGGPPNTTYGENIGVLAITRVYSVWVIGGAAVLAILLGFLGTVAAFLGSIPTAVMGGVSIALFGVIASSGIRTLIEGKVDFGERRNLLVASVILVIGIGGATLQISDQFTISSMALAAIVGVALHALLPDRHLGGDTETVLGGHG, from the coding sequence ATGTCAGATATCCAGTCTATCGATGTAGGCCAACGGCCAACCGGCGGCCTTTGGGCCATTCTGAGCCTGCAGCATCTCTTTGCGATGTTCGGCGCAACCGTTTTGGTTCCCATTCTAACCGGGCTGCCGCCTGAGGTGGCTCTTGTCAGCAGTGGTCTTGGAACCTTGATTTATCTCCTTTGCACCGGTGGTCAGGTGCCGGGTTATCTGGGCTCCTCCTTCGCCTTTATCGGTCCAATCGTCGCTGGTGCGGCGCTTGCGGGAACCAGCGGCGCGCTGTTTGGTGCGTTTTGTGCCGGTGGCGTTTACCTGCTCGTTGCCGCCCTGGTGCGCGGATTTGGGGTGGGCTGGTTGATGCGGCTCCTGCCGCCGGTCGTCGTTGGGCCGATCATCATGGTCATTGGCTTAGGGCTGGCGTCGATCGCTGTGGGCATGGCTCAGGGCACCATCGCCGGGGGACCTTACAACCTGACCAATTTTCTCGTGGCTTTGGTCACCCTGGGCGCGATTCTGTTTTTCTCTCTGGTGCTGAAGGGCTTTTTCAGCGTCATCCCCATTATTCTGGGTATCGGCATTGGCTATATCGTGGCCTTGATCGCGGGCCTCGTGGATTTCACGCCGGTTGCCGAAGCTCCCTTGTTCCGCGTTCCCGGCTTCGTCAGCTTCCTCGGCGGGTTCGGCGAAGGCGGGATTCCCTGGGGTGTCCTGCCCATCCTGGTGCCGGTCGCGCTCGTCACCATTGCCGAGCACATCGGAGACACGGTCGTGCTTAGCCGTGTCGTCGGGCGTAACTATCTCAAGACACCGGGTCTTCACCGGACCCTGTTGGGCGACGGCCTGGCAACCATGGCAGCGGCCGTGATCGGCGGTCCTCCAAACACCACTTACGGCGAGAATATTGGCGTTTTGGCAATCACCCGCGTCTATTCCGTCTGGGTTATCGGCGGTGCCGCGGTCCTGGCCATTCTCCTGGGTTTCCTCGGCACGGTGGCGGCCTTCCTCGGATCGATTCCGACGGCGGTCATGGGCGGCGTTTCCATTGCCCTGTTCGGCGTCATCGCCTCCTCGGGTATCCGTACCTTGATCGAGGGCAAGGTCGATTTCGGAGAGCGCCGCAACCTGCTCGTTGCATCCGTCATTCTGGTCATCGGAATTGGTGGCGCGACCTTGCAGATCAGCGATCAGTTCACAATCTCTTCGATGGCGCTTGCCGCTATCGTGGGCGTGGCGCTGCATGCACTGCTGCCTGACCGGCATCTGGGCGGTGACACTGAAACGGTCCTGGGCGGTCATGGCTGA
- a CDS encoding NUDIX hydrolase, producing MSFLHHIQICNRWPAERFLPLCIAGQRFGWVTQAFAAVLEGFGPPFALTQGAVVFGAELPTAVERTKAFDESLDALVEKAGAQAGHNFRRRGELYPVVRRWGDAPVMLMDRGAVASFGIRSFGVHLNGFVRDKSGLSLWVGKRALDKAVAPGKLDHLVAGGQPFDLSLRENLIKEAGEEASLSPEVAGRAKPVGALNYLTYWENQIRDDVLFVYDLELSAGMEPHPRDGEMQYFELWPLAKVMRCVEETDAFKFNVNLVLIDFFIRHGALDPERPDYLDILSGLHSPLD from the coding sequence ATGTCTTTCCTCCACCACATTCAGATCTGTAACAGATGGCCCGCCGAGCGGTTTTTGCCGCTTTGCATCGCCGGTCAGCGGTTTGGCTGGGTGACACAGGCTTTTGCGGCTGTCCTGGAAGGATTCGGACCACCCTTTGCCTTGACGCAGGGCGCTGTTGTTTTTGGTGCGGAGCTACCAACGGCGGTTGAGCGTACGAAGGCTTTCGATGAATCCTTGGACGCCTTGGTTGAAAAAGCGGGTGCGCAGGCCGGGCACAACTTCCGCCGTCGCGGGGAACTCTATCCCGTTGTCCGCCGCTGGGGAGACGCGCCCGTGATGTTAATGGATCGCGGGGCCGTGGCTTCTTTTGGTATTCGCTCGTTCGGCGTCCACTTGAACGGTTTCGTGCGGGACAAATCGGGGCTATCCCTTTGGGTTGGCAAGCGGGCTCTGGATAAGGCCGTGGCGCCCGGCAAGCTTGATCACTTGGTCGCCGGAGGTCAGCCCTTCGACCTATCGTTGCGGGAAAACCTGATCAAGGAAGCCGGGGAAGAGGCCTCCTTGAGCCCGGAGGTTGCGGGTCGGGCCAAACCTGTAGGCGCGCTGAATTACCTTACCTATTGGGAGAACCAGATTCGCGACGATGTGCTTTTTGTCTACGACCTGGAATTGTCGGCGGGCATGGAGCCGCACCCGCGCGACGGCGAGATGCAGTACTTTGAGCTCTGGCCATTGGCGAAAGTTATGCGTTGTGTGGAGGAAACCGACGCCTTCAAATTCAACGTCAACTTGGTTCTGATCGACTTCTTCATCCGGCACGGTGCGCTTGATCCGGAGCGGCCTGACTACCTGGACATTCTGAGTGGGCTGCACAGCCCTCTCGACTAG
- a CDS encoding pyridoxal phosphate-dependent aminotransferase: MSLAKSARQGTDQSRFSSVVEQISGEGARAWEIHFVASQRFAAGQDILRLTIGDHDFDAPTAAIEATVAALRSGRHHYTRAGGELPLRDAVARWQSKLNGQRLSQENVVVLPGAQSALYTGARCLFQAGDSIIVPDPMYATYEATLRASGAEVRRVPLHPENAWRLDPQDVAHAIDNSVRGIVLTSPHNPTGALIDAESLDAIAQLARDHDLWIISDEVYAAMVYEGEHRSIATLPGMSDRTLVLGSLSKSHAMPGWRIGWGAGPADLIEHMIQLSSCMFFGQPPFAQDGALEAIESSADTAVWIRDLYRVRRDRFCDQVAKIPRLSFQRPAAGMFVMLDVRQTGVSAKEFAWGLLDAEGLALMPGEGFGDMGKGHLRVSLSVDTDTIDDAVARLARYTGKLA, translated from the coding sequence ATGTCACTTGCAAAGAGCGCCCGGCAAGGTACGGACCAAAGCCGATTCTCGTCCGTCGTTGAACAGATATCCGGCGAGGGCGCGCGTGCCTGGGAGATTCATTTTGTAGCCTCACAGCGCTTCGCGGCCGGGCAGGACATTTTGCGTTTGACGATTGGCGATCACGACTTCGACGCTCCGACGGCAGCGATCGAGGCAACCGTGGCAGCGCTTCGGTCCGGTCGCCACCACTATACCCGTGCGGGCGGCGAGTTACCCTTGCGCGATGCTGTCGCACGGTGGCAGTCCAAGTTGAATGGCCAACGCCTGTCACAGGAAAATGTCGTTGTTCTGCCGGGCGCACAGTCGGCACTTTACACGGGCGCGCGCTGCCTGTTCCAAGCGGGTGACAGCATCATCGTTCCTGACCCGATGTACGCCACTTATGAAGCAACGCTCCGGGCGAGCGGCGCCGAGGTGCGGCGCGTCCCACTACACCCTGAGAACGCGTGGCGGTTGGATCCACAGGATGTTGCGCACGCGATCGACAACAGTGTTCGCGGGATCGTTCTGACGTCGCCCCACAACCCAACCGGCGCGCTGATCGACGCGGAAAGCCTTGATGCCATCGCTCAACTCGCGCGTGATCATGACCTCTGGATCATAAGCGACGAGGTTTACGCGGCGATGGTCTACGAGGGTGAGCACCGGTCGATTGCAACTTTGCCCGGCATGTCGGACCGCACGTTGGTTCTGGGTTCGCTTTCCAAATCCCACGCCATGCCCGGTTGGCGTATTGGCTGGGGCGCGGGTCCGGCAGACCTGATCGAACACATGATTCAGCTTTCAAGCTGCATGTTCTTCGGCCAACCGCCCTTTGCCCAGGACGGCGCGCTAGAGGCCATCGAAAGCAGCGCTGATACCGCCGTGTGGATACGCGACCTCTATAGGGTGCGCCGGGACCGGTTTTGCGATCAGGTGGCGAAGATTCCCAGATTGTCCTTTCAACGGCCTGCGGCTGGCATGTTCGTGATGCTCGACGTTCGCCAAACCGGTGTTTCAGCGAAAGAATTCGCCTGGGGCCTTTTGGATGCCGAAGGTTTGGCCCTGATGCCAGGAGAAGGGTTTGGCGACATGGGCAAAGGTCACCTTCGGGTCAGCCTGTCGGTCGATACCGATACCATCGATGATGCCGTGGCACGGTTGGCCCGCTATACTGGAAAGTTAGCCTGA
- a CDS encoding ArsR/SmtB family transcription factor yields the protein MDSITINNKREISAEDQPATLHEQMRSNARMASRFLKAVSHENRLLILCLLAEGEKAVTELERTLGMRQPAVSQQLARLRSDNLVRARRDGKAIYYSIASEEARQLLTLLHSLYCGKSES from the coding sequence ATGGACAGCATCACAATCAATAACAAGCGCGAGATTAGCGCCGAGGATCAACCCGCGACCCTGCATGAGCAGATGCGGTCCAATGCTCGCATGGCGAGTCGATTCCTTAAGGCCGTCAGCCACGAAAACCGCTTGTTGATACTCTGTCTGTTGGCCGAAGGCGAAAAAGCGGTGACGGAGCTTGAACGGACGCTCGGCATGCGTCAGCCAGCAGTCTCGCAGCAGCTGGCTCGCCTGCGCAGCGACAATCTGGTGCGGGCTAGGCGCGATGGCAAGGCCATCTATTACTCTATCGCCAGCGAGGAAGCACGGCAGCTGCTGACCCTGCTCCACAGCCTTTATTGTGGCAAGTCTGAGTCGTAG
- a CDS encoding AEC family transporter: protein MEIVFNIAAPVFGLALLGYIAAHFGWLKEGAAQTLATFVFNFAAPALLFRAMARSPLPGDLPFDFLVAYYGSSLAVALLTWFVGKAVFRQGAMESVIAGMTGCFSNSVMFGIPLVLTAFGDAAAQPFFLLLAFHGILYFSTVTVALELVRAGGGGLLSTLIQSLKGILGNPLILALVIGIFWGETGWGLPAAADRFLDLLAQAVIPCALFSTGAALRQYRLAGNLMDSITVSFIKLIIHPLIVWVAAAWIFELPPLWTAVAVLLAAMPTGVNAYIFAERYGAWHRRAGSVVLLTSMAAIITVTLVLLLLGKPT, encoded by the coding sequence ATGGAAATCGTTTTCAATATCGCTGCGCCGGTTTTCGGCCTCGCTTTACTGGGATATATCGCCGCACATTTCGGCTGGTTGAAGGAAGGTGCCGCTCAGACGCTGGCGACATTCGTGTTCAACTTCGCCGCACCCGCGCTTCTGTTTCGCGCCATGGCCCGCTCGCCGCTGCCCGGCGACCTACCCTTCGATTTTCTGGTCGCTTACTACGGAAGCAGTCTGGCGGTGGCGCTGTTGACTTGGTTTGTGGGGAAAGCGGTGTTCCGGCAAGGCGCGATGGAATCCGTCATCGCCGGTATGACCGGTTGCTTCTCAAACTCGGTCATGTTCGGGATTCCGCTGGTGCTGACAGCCTTCGGCGATGCCGCGGCACAGCCTTTCTTCCTGCTTCTGGCGTTCCATGGAATTCTCTATTTCTCGACAGTGACCGTCGCTCTTGAGTTGGTCCGCGCAGGTGGCGGCGGACTTCTGTCCACGCTGATCCAGAGCTTGAAGGGTATTCTTGGAAATCCGCTCATCCTGGCGCTGGTCATCGGTATTTTCTGGGGCGAGACGGGCTGGGGGCTGCCTGCCGCCGCCGACCGTTTCCTGGACTTGCTTGCGCAGGCGGTGATTCCTTGCGCGCTCTTTAGCACGGGGGCAGCGCTCCGGCAGTATCGCTTGGCCGGTAATCTGATGGACTCGATCACGGTAAGCTTCATCAAATTGATCATCCACCCGTTGATCGTCTGGGTAGCGGCGGCTTGGATCTTTGAGCTACCGCCTCTTTGGACCGCTGTCGCGGTCTTGCTGGCAGCCATGCCGACCGGCGTGAACGCCTATATCTTTGCCGAGCGCTACGGCGCATGGCATCGCCGTGCCGGCAGCGTCGTGTTGCTGACCAGCATGGCTGCTATCATAACCGTCACACTGGTTTTGCTGTTACTTGGCAAGCCGACGTGA
- a CDS encoding TetR/AcrR family transcriptional regulator has protein sequence MQRQPKYSRDLPEERRRKLIEATARCLAELGVAGTSVREISLRAEVSPGLVNHHFAGKEDLIAQTYWQIGETVDRTLGAALVAAGPDPDARLTAFVKASFEPPILDSDLLAVWIGFWSLVRTDTRVFGMHREVYAAYRERLEGLLGAAAEKRGVTLDTRLTAISLSAMLDGLWLEWCLDPEVFSADEGCQTVLNWIGRLWAFPDTGNRSG, from the coding sequence GTGCAAAGACAACCGAAATACAGCCGCGATTTGCCGGAAGAACGTCGCCGCAAGTTGATCGAGGCAACTGCGAGATGCCTTGCGGAGTTGGGCGTGGCGGGCACGTCGGTGCGAGAAATCTCGCTGCGTGCGGAGGTTTCTCCCGGCCTCGTCAATCATCATTTCGCGGGCAAGGAAGACCTGATAGCGCAGACCTACTGGCAGATTGGAGAAACTGTCGACAGGACACTGGGCGCCGCGTTGGTCGCCGCAGGCCCGGACCCGGACGCGCGTCTGACGGCTTTCGTGAAGGCGAGTTTCGAACCGCCCATTCTGGACAGCGACCTGTTGGCGGTCTGGATCGGTTTTTGGAGCCTCGTCAGGACGGATACGCGGGTTTTCGGTATGCATCGGGAGGTTTATGCAGCTTATCGCGAGCGGCTGGAGGGGCTGCTCGGCGCGGCGGCGGAAAAGCGCGGCGTTACACTCGACACCCGGCTGACGGCGATCAGTCTTTCTGCAATGCTCGACGGCCTTTGGCTGGAATGGTGTCTTGACCCCGAGGTGTTTTCCGCCGACGAAGGCTGCCAGACGGTGCTTAATTGGATCGGGCGGCTGTGGGCGTTCCCCGATACGGGAAACCGTTCAGGCTAA
- the purD gene encoding phosphoribosylamine--glycine ligase produces MRILVVGGGGREHALCWALENSPLVQELICAPGNAGIARHAECVPVDAEDVEALTALARDRKVDFVVVGPEVALCKGLTDSLKAAGIKSFGPSAAAAQLEGSKGFMKDICREFGIPTAKYGRFSDLEEALAFVRAQGAPIVIKADGLAAGKGVVVAQTLEEAETATRAILSEEAFGKAGAEVVIEAFMEGEEVSFFVLVDGEAALPLASAQDHKRAFDGDEGPNTGGMGAYSPAPALTPALADQVMREIIRPTIDGMKARGCPYKGVLYAGLMLTDEGPKLVEYNVRFGDPECQVLMLRLKSDLLPALMACSDGLLRNVDLRWHDNAALTVVMAAKGYPGGYEKGSVISGLDALQDDPDLVVFHAGTKAGTNGAVLANGGRVLNVTALGSSIGAAQKRAYDAVDRIDWTEGFCRRDIGWRAIEREAKIGR; encoded by the coding sequence ATGAGAATTCTGGTCGTCGGCGGCGGTGGACGCGAACATGCACTTTGCTGGGCGCTGGAAAACTCGCCACTGGTGCAGGAGTTGATCTGCGCGCCCGGCAATGCAGGTATTGCTCGCCATGCCGAATGCGTTCCCGTCGACGCCGAGGACGTGGAAGCCCTGACTGCGCTTGCCCGCGACCGCAAGGTCGATTTCGTCGTGGTTGGCCCGGAGGTTGCCTTGTGCAAAGGCCTGACCGATAGCCTGAAAGCCGCAGGCATCAAGTCCTTTGGACCCAGCGCGGCTGCGGCGCAACTCGAGGGGTCCAAGGGCTTCATGAAGGATATCTGCCGTGAATTCGGGATACCCACGGCAAAGTACGGCCGTTTCAGCGATCTTGAGGAAGCTCTGGCCTTTGTGCGCGCGCAGGGGGCGCCGATCGTGATCAAGGCCGACGGATTGGCGGCCGGTAAGGGCGTTGTCGTTGCCCAAACACTCGAAGAAGCCGAAACCGCAACCCGTGCCATCCTCAGCGAGGAGGCCTTCGGTAAAGCGGGCGCAGAAGTCGTGATCGAGGCGTTCATGGAAGGTGAGGAGGTCAGCTTCTTTGTCCTTGTGGACGGTGAAGCGGCACTACCACTTGCCTCCGCCCAGGACCACAAGCGCGCGTTCGATGGCGACGAAGGGCCCAACACCGGCGGCATGGGGGCCTACTCCCCAGCACCGGCCCTGACGCCGGCCCTCGCCGACCAAGTGATGCGCGAGATTATTCGCCCCACGATTGACGGCATGAAAGCCCGCGGCTGCCCTTACAAGGGTGTGCTCTATGCGGGCCTGATGCTGACGGACGAAGGACCGAAGCTGGTGGAATACAACGTTCGATTCGGTGATCCGGAATGCCAGGTGTTGATGCTGCGCCTGAAAAGCGACTTGCTTCCCGCCTTGATGGCCTGTAGCGACGGCCTACTGCGAAACGTCGATCTGCGATGGCACGACAACGCAGCCTTGACTGTGGTCATGGCCGCAAAAGGCTATCCCGGCGGTTATGAGAAAGGCAGCGTCATATCCGGGCTCGATGCGCTTCAGGATGACCCCGATCTAGTGGTTTTCCATGCGGGCACCAAAGCCGGGACCAATGGCGCAGTCCTCGCGAACGGCGGGCGAGTGCTGAATGTCACCGCATTGGGTTCCAGTATCGGCGCGGCGCAAAAGCGCGCTTATGATGCGGTCGATCGCATTGATTGGACCGAAGGCTTCTGCCGCCGCGACATCGGCTGGCGAGCCATTGAACGCGAGGCAAAGATTGGGCGCTAG
- a CDS encoding ABC transporter substrate-binding protein: MKVTGFISASLFAAGLVLIPIVAFAGATLDRVMAEKQLVMSSDPAYPPQSFLNDNNEMDGFDVDVGREIAKRLGVELKIITPSWEVITAGNWQGRWDMSVGSMTPTTQRAEVLDFPAIYYYVPAAFAVHKDSSAQSLADLNGKTIGVCGGCTYEAYLNKNLVIDAVGTPEFTYDVDAGEIRSYETDTNAFDDLRLGDGTRLDAVMSALPTIMEAIKNNYPLRVVGEPGFYEPLAVATDKGDDEFNAKIAEAVQAMHDDGTLAALSEKWYGVDYTTVK; the protein is encoded by the coding sequence ATGAAAGTTACAGGATTCATATCAGCGAGTCTGTTTGCAGCAGGGCTTGTTTTGATACCAATTGTGGCTTTTGCCGGCGCTACGCTGGACCGGGTAATGGCCGAAAAGCAACTTGTCATGTCTTCCGATCCGGCCTATCCGCCGCAATCTTTCCTGAACGATAATAACGAAATGGATGGCTTTGACGTCGACGTGGGCCGCGAGATCGCAAAGCGGTTGGGCGTGGAGCTGAAGATCATCACGCCTTCTTGGGAGGTGATTACCGCTGGAAACTGGCAGGGCCGCTGGGACATGTCGGTCGGCTCAATGACGCCAACGACCCAGCGCGCCGAGGTGCTCGACTTCCCTGCAATCTACTACTACGTACCGGCGGCATTCGCCGTGCATAAAGACAGCAGCGCGCAATCGCTGGCCGATCTCAATGGCAAGACGATCGGTGTATGCGGCGGTTGTACCTACGAGGCTTATTTGAACAAGAACCTGGTTATTGATGCCGTCGGCACACCAGAGTTCACCTATGATGTAGATGCTGGAGAAATCCGGTCGTATGAGACCGATACCAATGCCTTCGACGATCTCCGTCTTGGTGACGGCACTCGTTTGGACGCAGTGATGTCGGCTCTGCCGACGATCATGGAGGCCATCAAGAACAACTATCCCCTGCGGGTCGTCGGTGAACCGGGCTTCTACGAGCCGTTGGCCGTCGCGACCGATAAAGGCGACGACGAATTCAATGCCAAGATCGCAGAGGCCGTTCAAGCGATGCATGACGATGGCACGTTGGCGGCTCTCTCCGAGAAGTGGTACGGCGTCGACTACACCACCGTAAAGTGA